CCATCAGTTGCTGCGGTCCAAAGCGATACTCTCCCAACAACTCTGCCTCCAAGGCCGCAGCCTCCTCattactgagggagggagggaggtcaggagaaacagagagagagaacacttaaGTGTCCTGAAAGAGGTTAAACTCTGAGTGGGGGGTATTACATCACTGCTGTCTAATCAATGGCCACCCCGTATGAGATCAGGAAGCAAGGAGCTGAACTTTCAGTAAATCCTGCTCTAATACCTCTgttaacagtatatatatccaTAATGAATGAGTGATTCTGGGGGGTATCTAGCACTGCCTCTTTGCCTCAGATTGGAAGCCGGTGGTGGGTAGGGGAAACAAGGGGGAGTAGAAAATGGGGCATGGGGGGCTGGATTGCTGCAACTGGTTCCTCTAAAGGTTTCTTCGTCTTTTATTTTCCTTGTCTCGGATGTTGCCCTAAACTTGCTCTTTTAGGGGTTTGGAGGATGAGGTATtctgtgagaaaaaaaaaactttgtaaatactacactgaacaaaaatataaaacgcaacatgcaacaatttcaaatattttactgagttcatataatcagtcaattgaaataaattcattcggccctaatctatggatttcacatgactggaaatacagatatgcatctgttgatcacagataccttataaaaaaaggtagggtgtggatctgaaaaccagtcagtatctggtgtctccaccatttgcctcatgcagggtGACACATTTCCTTTGCataagagttgatcaggctgttgaatgttgtcccactcgaCAATGGCTgggcgaagttgctggatattggcgggaactggaacacgatgTCGTACACTTCGATCCAGATCATCTCAAAcatactcaatgggtgacatgtctggtgaatatgcaggccatggaagaactgggacattttcagcttcaaaGAATTGTGAACAGATCATTGTGACATGGTGCcgttcattatcatgctgaaacatgaggtgatggcagcggatgaatggcacaacaatgggcctcaggatcatgGTATCTCTGCGCATTAAAATTGCCtttgataaaatacaattgtgctcaatgtctgtagtttatgcctgcccataccataaccccactgccaccacgTCAGCAAACCGCTttcccacacaatgccatacaagCTGttattcactgctgctctttaattatttgttaattactgtttttaggtattttcttaactgcattgttggttaatggcttgtaagtaaggtctacacctgttgtattcggtgcatgtgtgcacgtgttgtattcggtgcatgtgtgcacgtgttgtattcggtgcatgtgtgcacgtgttgtattcggtgcatgtgtgcacgtgttgtattcggtgcatgtgtgcacgtgttgtattcggtgcatgtgtgcacgtgttgtattcggtgcatgtgtgcacgtgttgtattcggtgcaaaGTTAGatttgtctgccatctgcccggttcagttgaaaccgggattcaatggtgaagtcggttacaacgccaaactgcagtcaggtcaagaccctggtgaggacgacgagcacgccgATGAGCTTCGTTTgtgacggtttctgacagtttgtgcagaaattcttcggttgtgcaaacccacagtttcatcagcggtccaggtggctggtctcagacgatcccgcaggtgaagaaactAGATGTGGagtgggctggcgtggttacactggtctgcggttatgaggccggttggCCATACTGTCAAATTTTCTAAAAcgatggaggtggcttatggtagagaaattaaaatttagagtggccttttattgtccccagcacaagctgcacctgtgtaatgatcatgctgtttaatcagcttcttgatatgccacacctgtcaggtggatggattgtcttggtgaAGGAgaaaatgttcactaacagggatgtaaacaaatttgtgcacaacatttgagagaagctTTTTTGAGCAaatggacaatttctgggatcttgtATTTCAGATCATGACACAtaggaacaacactttacatgttgcgttgatattttACTAAATTTGTATTAGATTGGTCTGATTTAAAAGAGCACATCTAAAAGCAGGTAAAGACCTCCCAATCCCTTTCCTAATCCCTATGGGGCCACAATAATCCTCCAAAATGTCACACAGTGGGATTATTCATAACATACCACCACGAtcaatctaacacctgtctcagtcaCAATTTCTGGAATATTGAATATCAACATAGGAAACATATTTTTTCAAATTCCTGTTGTAAGTATTTGAGAAATTAAGAGCAATTCATACAATTGGGTAAACTCATTAAGACTTTTTGTGGGACAAAGTAGCTGAGTTTCCTAAAACACTACTCATGAAAAAACAACCACCCAATTGATAACAATGCCTTAAAGAGTGATGAGTGTGACAGTGTTCATTCTCACCTGAGGTAGCGGAGAGGCTTTCTGAGTGTCTCTAGGTTAGAACAGCTGTAGTCCATCTTCAGaatgtgtgatggagagagagcaaatTGTAACTCTGGAGCAAATTGGATTTTTTTTTGGTCTAGCTCTCTTCCTTGCTATTTCTTCTGTTAGTCTCTCGTCTCTCAAACTCACATTGATGCACAACATCCTGTCTGAGTGTTAATGCCCTTCCAGGACTTACCGTGGGTGAATCTGATTGGTTCAAAGTCAACAGCTCATTCCAACTAAAGCaaggggtaacacacacacagctggaaaGCAAAGcagctgggaggggtgtgtgcCAGATGCAGGGACTTAGTTACCAATTTGAGCCCCCACTGATGAACTGGACATAAAATCACAGCATTGATGCTTCTCACTCCTTTATCTACACATAATGAAGCAGCGTTTCCAACAGAAGACAGGGGTACGTCATTTAGAAACAGCGAGAGGCTGAAAATAACTGAAGGAAAGACTCTTACCATCTGTCACAGGTTTCATTCTTTCAGTGTGAATGTTGAACATAGTCTGGGTGCAGTGACCAGTGCTGGCCACTTTGTTGAATGAGACAAAATTTAGGGAAACATgaacagatctaggatcatctTATCCTGCCCCAACCTTAACCATAAGGAAATAATAACATGCACAAACGACCTTAGATCAGAGATTCTACTTCACACGAGAGTCGGTTCTAGACAACACAGTTCTATCTTGCGGCTGGGCATTCTGTTATGATTGTGCCCTCCTGAATAAGCTTGGAGATGGTCCATGCCTCTACTGGCTGCTGCCCAGTCAGGCCTCCTGTTATTACAGGTGCCAGCACAATGAAGAGCAGCTGCTTAACACACAGGGTGGtctacccaacacacactcacacttccaGACTTTAATACTCCTTACACAACAACGACTGAAtctcactgaatagcaggctaaaaACGGGAAACAAGTTTCTTTGGTTGAAATTCCCCAAAAAGGCTTAAAGGAGTCTGAAGAGTAGCCAATGTTTGGCAGCGCTCAACAGAATCACTCCGTCCATGTGAGCTAGAAGGAAGAATGTGGGGCTGCACAGACAACCCCTTGTTAATTCAGGCAATTTACACATTGCCTGAAGGGCACAATGTTTTCCTTTTCTATTGCATCTTGTTAAGGAAGGACTGGGTCTGTGCTTTGAAAATGTGCTTCCACGTTGGATAGACTATCATTGTTATGCAAATTAATTTCCTCTGAGCTAAAAACAATTGCTTGAACCTGATGACAACCATATGTAGGCTATAGAACAGAATGCATTCAAGATCCTGTTTAACCTGTAATATGCCTTCAGTAATGATATAAAACAGAGAACCAGTATGAGGTACAGAAAAGATCACTTTAATATAGAACATTTACAAGCTGTGTTGAGTTGTGGACTCAGGTCAACAGGTTAGTGGCTGTGACTGGTATAGTAGCCGAGGAGTACTGTAGTGACGCGGTTGGACTGGGGGCGACTACACGTACCACAGGAAGCCAAAGCGCTTGTGTAGAAGCTCTTCCCGGGGTCTAAGGTTAAACAGCTCCTCTGTGAGGGGGGCCACCCAGCGGTCTGTGTGGAAGACATTCTCTCCCACCTAAATAGACACAAACAAGGAGGAGCTTATTATTCCTCATCACTGTAGATCAAGCAGCATTGCTGAGAGTTATTTGCTTCCATTAAAGTGCTTATTCTAGAACATTTAGAAAAACAACCATCTGCAGCTTCATGACAATTGACAAATAAAACAAACATCTGTCTGTCTAGACACAAATAAAATCAAGCATATGTCTTTACCTTCCAGCCGGGGACATCTTTCATTACGACTGCTTCCTCCTCCAGATTCTCCCGCAGCATCCGTAGTTGCCTTTTGGGGAAATACATTCAGAGCTCCTAAAACAACTGATTATTCATGGCCAAAATTGGTAAATGACCTGTACCCGGTTGAAGTAGCATTTGATTGTGTGTCAATGTTGGTGCTTATCTTACCTCCGGTCCTGCTCTGCTTGCAGCAAAGGCAGAAGAGCTATCCTTGCTTCAAGTTCCTCAATCTGCAACCGCCTACAACACACCATCAGAAAAGATCAGCAGGTCATTGACCAACAATAAACCCCACCTCAATGACCTGAACTGTTACAATGAATCAATGCCAGTGACATTAACTCCGTTACAGAAATGtttacctcctctccctgttccattTGAAGAGTCTCCAATAACCGAAACACATGACACCGACTCCAATGGCGAGCATGCTATACCCTGAAAATTAGAATATTCACGGACAGCAATTTATTTAATCAAGATCATCTCCAAACCCTGTCTTGCTACCCATATACTTACGCAATTGAATTGTGGTGCTACCTCAGTTGTAATTTGTGAATAAAATACAGTACTGGGATAACAAACAGGGGAACAactctttttttgttttacaatATCACACAAATTATTAAACTTGGCaagacattagctagctaacgttagctagcgtcCCTTGTTTGACAGGCCTTGACTATAAAACGATCTACTCCGAACTTTTAAACAACGCAATACAAATGTAATTTATTTACTAACCAGAGAGTCCCCTTTTGGGGAGATTTCTCTTATAATCAACGGGACCATAACCCCCCGGAGGAGGCATGTCCTGCTTCACCTTGGACGCCGCCATCTTCCACCCCTTCTCCAAAACAGACCGGAGCGTGACGTCACAAGGTGTTCTGCTTCTAGCGTGACAGCAGCGGGAGCTAAACTGCGTTGAATGGACTCTATCGCCCCCATCCGAACCAGATCAAAACTGCCGCGTGGAAAATCACGTCCTGGAAAAAAAAATCATGCTATGATTGGCATAATCAATCATTTAATGACTCATTCAGACCAAATGAAAGGGTTCAAAttacgtttattttttattattactttctgTAGCTGGGAAAAAATTAAACCAAACAAATTGGAACATCATTTTGTATTATGCATAAAGGGATGAGAGGGTTACGCTTGACAGTTAACAGCCCAAGCTACCCTAAATAACAAACAGGGTGGTTACTGGTGGTCGGTGTTGAGTTGGGGTTCTGGGGGCCAACTTCAGTTCCTGCAGTGTGTATTGTTTTTCATAGTTCTCAATGATGGCATCTGATCTAGCACTGAAAATAATCTCAAACAATTTTGACAACCCATATGTTCATTATTTATAAACCATAGAGAGCATATGGAACTTTTACAGAAGTACAAAACAAAACTGAAAAAAGGAGTAGGAGACTGTAGTTGAGGAAGAGAAGAagccacattattattattattttttgaacaGGAGCACTGTTGTAAATCCAGTTACCTCACCACAGGCCTGTTTGGGATACAATTGGTCCTGATGCCAACCAAATACAATAAACGAGTGATTTCAATATTAGACATTTTTATTCTCTCCTCAGTCTTTTGTACATTTCAAATTTGTTAAAATTCCCCTATAAGTTGCTTTAACAAACCCAGCTTCAACATATGGCAACCAGAAACCTAAACTTGAGATGTCCCAGAGCATGTGACAATACCTGCAATTGGTTAACTTTCATCCCCAGATGAGAACATTCTGTAAAATGCCAAGTGTCATTGATTGATACAGTAGGTTTGAGCATATTAAACCAATTGAAATATTATCCATATTCAATTACTTTTTCCAGACCAATTCCAAAAAGTGTAATGATTCTAGTGGACTTAACTTTTTCAGCCAACATATGGAAACTTTGATCAATTATAAAAAACTAAAGCAATTCACTGATTCAGAGAAATCGACAATCAGTGTAAAACATATAGAACAGATGTAATCAGAACACACCTGTGATATGACTCTTGTGATTCTAGAATCTTGTCTTCCATGGAAACAATTTAGCATGTAATTCAAGACAGACTGTTTTATACTATTGGTTCTCTTTACAGACATGTTATTACAAATATGAAGGGACAACTCAGAATGGAATAATAGAAAACCAAAGCAGTCTTCAGACAAAAATATAGAGATCCTCTACTTGTTTTGCTTATGTCAAACATGAGTGTGGAGCAGCTCTGTCAAATTgcaaatacagatgtaggatcttaatttgagccattcTCCTACAGCAGGAacagaatcctgcagcaacaggaaatgtgaattataattaatggacatttttgtaacgGTTGATACATTGTTCGTAAGGGAAAATcttgaaattacaaactttaagCTTTTTTAACATTTCAGATACGCTGCAAGTTTTAAAATGTCCTGTGTTGCaagaaagttctcctgcaacagggtgatcaaattaagataccaTATCTGTAGATGAAGAACATGCATGGGAAGGAAAAATGTTTGACTTTATTTTCTAAAAAGTGTATGAGGCTAGTATAAATTGTTCAGTTGTTAAAACCCCAACATCAGTTCCCAAACATATCCAATAACTTACTGTAAATACAAACAAATTCCAAGTGAACTGCTACTGAGGTAATGTACTGAAAACATCATTGCTCAGTTCTTTTAAACTTAAAGAGAATGTTTATTGGAGATCATATTTTTTGTCTTTCAGCTTTTTTAGGGTACTCTTGAATATGAAGTAAACAGTTCCAAGTAATTTCTCCTTGACCACACCCCAACAGTTTGTCTGCATCCCATTCGCTGAGTCTAAGATGACAGAGGGCCAATCAGCTCCTAGTTCCATCCAATAGGTAAAGAGCTGTCCATCGTTTCCATGGTAAGACATCAACACGCAGTCGGCAGAAGGCCAGCATAAGTTCTTGAGAGAAAAGCAACATTCTCAAGCCATCATAAACCCACAGACATCATGGCTGACAAACATATGGAGGGAAGCCCTTTATGCATTTCTTGTTTTGCTCCGGTGTAAATCGCTCTTTATGCACACTGATCAAACATCGGTGAGCCTCATGAGAAACAACAGACTTGAAAGAGAAACAAAAACACTAAGACATTTTTTTATTGAGAATGCTTCCCCTCAAAAGTTTGGAGGCTGCGTTTCCATAACTGTcctcagggggagggggaggggggctgtaTTGTTGGCATTGACAACAGTAGCTAATGGTTATTTATAATGGTAATGAATGAGATTATTATTTCCATGTGTTAGCTGTCTGGGAGATGGGGCGCGATGGAATCATGTCCAGGAGGTACTCTCTCTGGCGGGCGTCCACTGTGGACGAGGTCTTATGGACTGACAGACTGGGGTTCACATAGGCCATGGTCACacctgcagagagaggggagaggtcagtcTCTGACGAGGAGAGTGCACGGAGCATAATACCACACACGCACAAGAGCACGCACAGATGCACAAAACCACACACGTGTAAATAACATTGATCCCAAAGCAGAGAAAACATGGACTAACTCTACTCTAGGGGGAGGTGAGGTGAGCTAGCCATGGAGTCCAAGGAAAAACCCAGCCACCAGAAGGACTGAAGCAGGAAGGAGACAGAGCATTGAGGGGTACagagggagaatctcaattgcatactcctcgcatcctctcttctcgcctccttctcaaaacccattagatgagaaagccagaggtccctcccctctgaccttctcctccaatggattttgaggaggcgaggagagaggatgcaatgagtatgcaattgagattctcccacagAGAAGTGAGATGCAGAGTCCAAAAACATTCCCTATCCCATTGGCTTAGGAGTAAACATTATGGTGATGACTCCATCTAGGAAGCTCCAGTAGGTTTAGACAAGCTTCGGACATTTTGCTTACACCCGTTTCCCTCAGATCAGCAAACACCCAAAGGGAAGCAACTAGTAAAAGGGGCTAGGGGGTGTTTTTGGACTGGGACAAACGTTCAGTGTGTAGAGGTAGAAGCTGtgggcagtgtggtgtggtgggttggttggttgggggCCCAGTCGGTATTAGAGTCTACCTGTGTTGATGTTCTGCTTCCTCCATGCAGTGGCTTGGGCGCTACCTCTGCTGCTGTTCCCACTGGAGCTGCCCTTTGAACCCTGGGCAGCGGGGCGCACATGGGCATGCTTACCTGGCCGGCTGACCAAGGCCGCAGCGGCCACAGCGCTCTgcagctgagaggaggaggaggagaaggagtgggACACGCCCCTCACCCCCACCGATGGGATACCGCCACGGGAGAGCTGGCCCTGAGGGCTCTGGGGGGAGGGAGAAACAAGATATAGAATATTAAGTGACAAGAACAGACCACACAAGCCAAGGGAACCATACTCTCTGTATGTAGGAGAATCTTAGAACCGTCTGTATCAAATTGAATGTGACAGGGCCTGGAGTGGCTCCGGTGGTGATGTGACAGTTTCAGGCAACTGTTGTGAAGTGTCCTACCCCTACCTGTTTGATGTTGGAGTGGTGGCGTGCAATGCTCTGTCCTCTGTTCTGCtgctggtgatggtgatggtgctgCAAAGAGGAGACCCTAGCCTGGGCCTGAACCTGCTTCAGCTGCTGGGACATCAGATGCTCCGCCTTCACCgacggagaggaggaggaggaagaggaggagggggtgtgagagACAGGGGAGGCGGTCTGCTGGAGGATCCGCTGCTCTATCTCCTGCTCCTGCTGCAGGGCCTTGACGAACGCAGCCTTCAGCCTATTGGTGTGCTCTGCCTTTAGGGCTTTCTTCTGATTGGAGGACATGCAGTCAGCACAGAGTATGGTCCCGCCCTTGGCCTTGTCCTGCCTCCAGCGACAAGTAAAGTCGGTGCTACACTGGATGCAGGTGAAGGGCTCTTTGATGGCAGGCTTGACCGGGGGCAACCCTGTTTTAGCTGGGGAGGACAGAGGATGAGTGGGATTAGACAGAACAGGAGAAAACTGGTTTCAATATGAAGCCTAATGATAAAATACTACTGGAGGAAACCCTACTAGAGTATTGTGCTGTTAGGGTATGACCTCTCCTGGTGTAGTGATATTATTGTGTAATgaagtgtctgtgagtgtaaaatatgtgtttgtgtaacTTTGATGATGGAATACTGTAATTTAATAGTGTTAATATCAGCAAAATGTTTTGTACCGCTAGTGATGGTTTAGTAGTGATATACAGTGATTATAAAGAAGTGTAGCGCGcttgtttacaacagtgtagcgcgcttgtttacaacagtgtagCGAGTATGTTAACAGTGTAGCGCGCTTGTTAACAGTGTAGCGCGcttgtttacaacagtgtagCGCGCTTGTTTACAACAGTGCAGCGCGCTTGTTTACAACAGTGCAGCGCGCTTGTTTACAACAGTGCAGCGCGCTTGTTTACAACAGTGCAGCGCGCTTGTTTATAACAGTGTAGCGCGCTTGTTTATAACAGTGTAGCGCGCTTGTTTACGACAGTGTAGCGCGCTTGTTTACGACAGTGTAGCGCGCTTGTTTACGACAGTGTAGCGCGCTTGTTTACGACAGTGTAGCGCTTGTTTACGACAGTGTAGCGCGCTTGTTTAGTGTAGCGCGCTTGTTTACGACAGTGTAGCGCGCTTGTTTACGACAGTGTAGCGCGcttgtttacaacagtgtagCGCGCTTGTTTACGACAGTGTAGCGCGCTTGTTTACGACAGTGTAGCGCGCTTGTTTACGACAGTGTAGCGCGCTTGTTTACGACAGTGTAGCGCGCTTGTTTACGACAGT
This DNA window, taken from Oncorhynchus tshawytscha isolate Ot180627B linkage group LG10, Otsh_v2.0, whole genome shotgun sequence, encodes the following:
- the LOC112260851 gene encoding NADH dehydrogenase [ubiquinone] 1 alpha subcomplex subunit 13, which translates into the protein MAASKVKQDMPPPGGYGPVDYKRNLPKRGLSGYSMLAIGVGVMCFGYWRLFKWNRERRRLQIEELEARIALLPLLQAEQDRRQLRMLRENLEEEAVVMKDVPGWKVGENVFHTDRWVAPLTEELFNLRPREELLHKRFGFLWYV